Proteins encoded in a region of the Gammaproteobacteria bacterium genome:
- the yidD gene encoding membrane protein insertion efficiency factor YidD — translation MRKILILFIRGYQLLISPLLGDNCRFYPSCSHYAKEAIEVHGGVKGLWLTIRRLLRCHPFNPGGFDPVPDNKKE, via the coding sequence ATGCGCAAAATCTTAATTCTGTTTATTAGGGGTTATCAGCTTCTTATTAGCCCGCTATTAGGCGATAATTGTCGTTTCTATCCAAGTTGTTCACACTATGCTAAAGAGGCGATTGAAGTGCACGGTGGTGTGAAAGGGCTTTGGCTGACGATTCGGCGTCTGTTACGCTGCCATCCCTTTAATCCTGGTGGGTTTGACCCCGTTCCTGACAATAAAAAAGAGTAA
- a CDS encoding LPS-assembly protein LptD yields MKFRHLPLAALLFGSLSISHNVQAEQSCFAPLPSLPPPASTGDEQTIFISADESESWGKGDIRLRGDIELTQGVRFLRAEQMLYSHENQQITAEGNISLIEEGLLLKGRRIMLNVQDEAMTLEGGEYQIAGQAARGAAEIISIINREQILLEDASYTTCPPGDESWRFRAATITLKPAENSGVAKHMRLEMMGVPVFYFPYINFPLGERKSGLLLPNVGSSKSVGQEVTIPFYWNIAPDRDATLSVHQMSKRGTQLTGEFRYLNDNGEGQLDVEYMDNDQQSARARHFVRYQNQSYWQAWQASINFQQISDRDYFRDLSREKERYSSRLLESQAVLSYADDAWYGSLALQNNKILDEIPAATPPAQRLPQLRFAHYRELAERVKLSLQGEFASFRQSGGLNALRLDIKPTLSAYYGDSAAYLKPTISWQATGYWVNNGSGEMRQLPRVSLDSGLWFERSLQIGEKHYQQSLEPRLYLLYVPYRDQDSLPASGTLFDTQLSEFDFDSLFTENRYSGIDRVGDEQRVTLSLASRWFDEQGRQRLQIRLGQLYHLSEQRVTIPNETITEKGWSNLLAAIDGEVNRFVTTRGLAEWNTRQGWLEKANFQVAFERDKKRRVSLGLNFRRTLIKQSTLQARWPLSSRWSMMGNVTYSFYRNGALNTQLGLEYDNCCWRVRIAAQEYISDNDGGRNSGIAVQFELKGLTSVGSKIRGFSEEN; encoded by the coding sequence GTGAAATTTCGCCATCTACCCCTCGCTGCACTCCTTTTCGGCAGTCTGTCGATAAGCCATAACGTACAGGCGGAGCAGAGCTGTTTTGCGCCACTGCCGAGTCTGCCGCCGCCCGCGTCAACAGGAGATGAGCAGACCATTTTTATAAGTGCTGATGAGAGTGAGTCCTGGGGAAAGGGCGATATCAGGCTGCGTGGTGATATTGAACTGACCCAAGGCGTACGGTTTTTGCGTGCCGAGCAGATGCTCTACTCCCATGAAAATCAACAAATTACTGCCGAAGGGAATATCTCTCTCATCGAGGAGGGTCTGCTGCTGAAGGGGCGGCGGATTATGCTGAATGTTCAGGATGAAGCGATGACCCTGGAGGGGGGGGAGTACCAAATAGCGGGCCAGGCTGCCCGCGGCGCGGCTGAGATAATATCCATTATCAACAGAGAGCAGATTTTGCTGGAAGATGCGAGCTACACAACCTGCCCGCCGGGTGATGAGAGTTGGCGCTTTCGTGCCGCAACCATCACCTTGAAACCGGCAGAGAACAGCGGTGTGGCTAAACATATGCGATTGGAAATGATGGGCGTACCAGTCTTCTACTTCCCCTATATCAACTTCCCGCTGGGCGAGCGAAAAAGCGGACTACTGCTACCCAATGTTGGCTCATCAAAAAGTGTTGGCCAGGAGGTAACCATTCCTTTTTATTGGAATATCGCTCCTGACCGTGATGCCACGCTCTCGGTTCATCAAATGAGCAAGCGCGGCACCCAATTAACGGGTGAATTTCGTTATTTGAATGATAATGGCGAGGGGCAGCTTGATGTTGAATATATGGATAATGACCAACAGAGTGCGCGTGCGCGCCACTTTGTACGTTACCAGAATCAAAGTTATTGGCAGGCCTGGCAAGCATCCATAAACTTCCAGCAAATCAGTGACCGTGACTACTTCCGTGACCTGAGTCGAGAAAAAGAGCGTTACAGTAGCCGCCTGCTTGAGAGCCAGGCGGTGCTGAGTTATGCCGATGATGCATGGTATGGTTCGTTGGCACTGCAAAATAATAAAATCCTGGATGAAATACCAGCTGCCACCCCACCAGCCCAGCGCCTTCCCCAGCTGCGCTTTGCCCACTACCGTGAGCTTGCCGAGCGTGTCAAGCTTTCGCTACAGGGTGAGTTTGCCTCTTTTCGTCAGAGTGGTGGTTTAAACGCACTGCGTTTGGATATAAAACCGACGCTTTCAGCCTACTATGGTGACAGTGCAGCCTACTTGAAACCAACTATCAGCTGGCAGGCGACAGGCTACTGGGTCAATAATGGCTCGGGTGAAATGCGCCAGCTGCCGAGGGTAAGCCTTGATAGTGGCCTGTGGTTTGAGCGGAGCCTGCAGATCGGTGAAAAACATTACCAGCAATCATTAGAGCCCCGGCTCTACCTTCTCTATGTACCCTATCGGGATCAAGATAGTCTGCCCGCCAGTGGTACGTTGTTTGATACACAACTGAGTGAGTTTGATTTTGACTCGCTCTTTACAGAAAACCGTTACAGTGGCATCGATCGAGTAGGTGATGAGCAGAGAGTCACCCTGTCACTGGCTAGTCGTTGGTTTGATGAGCAGGGTCGCCAACGTCTGCAAATACGCCTAGGTCAGCTTTATCACTTAAGTGAACAGCGGGTAACTATTCCAAATGAAACCATTACCGAAAAAGGGTGGTCAAACCTTTTGGCAGCGATTGATGGCGAGGTAAACCGCTTTGTAACCACCCGTGGTTTGGCGGAGTGGAATACTCGTCAGGGTTGGCTTGAGAAGGCTAATTTTCAAGTGGCTTTTGAGCGGGACAAAAAACGCCGGGTTTCATTGGGGCTGAATTTTCGTCGCACACTCATCAAGCAAAGCACCCTGCAAGCTCGTTGGCCATTGAGTAGTCGCTGGTCAATGATGGGCAATGTAACCTACTCTTTTTACCGTAATGGTGCGCTCAATACTCAACTAGGGCTTGAGTATGATAATTGTTGCTGGCGTGTGCGCATAGCGGCGCAAGAATATATCAGTGATAATGATGGCGGTCGCAATAGTGGCATCGCGGTACAATTCGAACTCAAGGGGCTGACCAGTGTTGGCTCTAAAATCAGAGGCTTTTCTGAAGAAAATTAA
- the rsmA gene encoding 16S rRNA (adenine(1518)-N(6)/adenine(1519)-N(6))-dimethyltransferase RsmA — MQHKARKRFGQNFLHDQGVIQSIVNAIYPKKEDNLIEIGPGLGALTSQLLPLAGEMQVVELDRDIIPHLEKICDGLGRLRITQADALKFDFSALAQPDKKMRIVGNLPYNISTPLLFHLMEYSEQIQDMHFMLQKEVVDRMSAIPGNKHYGRLSIMLQYFCQVDKLFDVPPEAFDPAPKVDSAIVRLTPYNELPIKVDNLKTYAMVVTKSFAHRRKTLRNNLKELLSSDEIEALGINPSARAETLTQQAFALLSNRVSALKG; from the coding sequence ATGCAGCATAAAGCACGCAAACGATTCGGACAGAATTTCCTGCATGATCAGGGGGTAATCCAGAGCATTGTTAATGCCATCTACCCTAAAAAAGAGGATAACCTGATCGAGATTGGCCCCGGACTGGGGGCGCTCACCTCACAACTACTGCCACTGGCCGGCGAGATGCAGGTTGTTGAGCTGGATCGGGATATTATTCCCCATCTAGAGAAGATCTGTGACGGTTTAGGGCGCTTACGGATCACCCAGGCGGATGCCCTGAAGTTTGATTTTTCAGCCCTGGCTCAGCCCGACAAAAAAATGCGCATCGTCGGTAACCTGCCCTACAACATCTCCACCCCGCTGCTGTTCCACCTGATGGAGTACAGCGAGCAGATTCAGGATATGCACTTCATGCTGCAAAAAGAGGTGGTTGATCGCATGTCAGCGATACCCGGCAATAAACACTATGGCCGCTTGAGCATCATGTTGCAGTATTTCTGCCAAGTGGATAAATTGTTTGATGTGCCCCCCGAAGCATTTGACCCGGCACCCAAAGTCGATTCGGCGATTGTTCGCCTAACACCCTATAATGAGTTGCCGATAAAAGTCGATAACCTGAAAACCTACGCCATGGTGGTGACAAAATCATTTGCCCATCGTCGCAAAACACTGCGCAACAACCTTAAAGAGCTGCTCAGCTCAGATGAAATTGAAGCACTGGGAATAAACCCATCCGCACGAGCAGAAACCTTAACCCAGCAAGCGTTTGCCCTGCTGAGTAACCGGGTTAGCGCCCTAAAAGGGTAG
- the dnaA gene encoding chromosomal replication initiator protein DnaA — MSDSLWKQCLTHLEDELSTQEFNTWIRPLHVIESAQSIQLLAPNEYVMNWVKSNFHTQINSHLNLLTKGAAPELQFRVGGEAPRMVQDNGGVQANQNHSSTNLPVHTGSHLNPNFTFDSFVPGKNSQLCYAAAQQIASNPGTSYNPFFIYGGVGLGKTHIMHAIGNHVKQQNPAAKVLYLHSERFVQDMVKALQLNSIENFKNFYRGLDCLLIDDIQFFAGKERSQEEFFHTFNVLLEGQKQVVLTCDRYPKEVDQLEDRLKSRFGWGLSALIEPPDTETRVAILLKKAEQIDITLPSNVAFFIAKRIRSNVRELEGALRRVTANSKFTGKPITLDFAKDALKDLLSLQEKLVSINNIQKTVAEFYKLRVAELLSKKRSRSIARPRQVAMYLSKELTSHSLPEIGDAFGGRDHTTVLHACRKVKSLMDEDSRISSDVDNLLKILST, encoded by the coding sequence ATGTCCGATTCACTTTGGAAACAATGTCTTACTCACCTTGAAGATGAGTTAAGCACCCAAGAGTTCAATACCTGGATTCGTCCGCTACATGTCATAGAGAGCGCTCAATCCATTCAGTTATTAGCACCGAACGAATATGTTATGAACTGGGTCAAGAGTAATTTCCACACACAAATTAATAGCCACCTGAACCTATTAACCAAAGGGGCGGCACCCGAACTTCAATTTCGCGTTGGCGGCGAAGCACCCAGAATGGTACAAGATAATGGTGGGGTACAGGCAAACCAAAACCACAGCTCCACAAACTTACCCGTACACACGGGTAGTCATCTTAATCCCAATTTTACATTCGATAGCTTTGTTCCTGGAAAAAATAGCCAGCTTTGTTATGCCGCAGCACAGCAGATTGCCTCCAATCCTGGCACTTCCTACAACCCGTTTTTCATCTATGGTGGCGTGGGCCTAGGAAAAACTCATATCATGCATGCCATCGGTAATCATGTGAAGCAACAAAACCCTGCGGCAAAAGTGCTCTATCTGCACTCAGAGCGTTTTGTTCAGGATATGGTAAAAGCGCTACAGCTCAACTCTATTGAAAACTTCAAAAATTTCTACCGTGGTCTTGATTGCTTACTGATTGATGATATTCAGTTTTTTGCTGGGAAGGAGCGTTCACAGGAGGAGTTTTTTCATACTTTTAATGTTCTCCTTGAAGGGCAAAAGCAAGTTGTACTCACTTGCGACCGCTACCCTAAAGAGGTCGATCAACTTGAAGACCGTCTTAAATCCCGGTTTGGCTGGGGACTCAGTGCGCTGATCGAGCCACCCGATACTGAAACCCGAGTGGCTATCCTATTAAAAAAAGCAGAGCAGATCGATATTACTCTACCAAGTAATGTTGCATTTTTTATAGCTAAGCGGATTCGTTCTAATGTGCGTGAGCTTGAAGGCGCACTTCGTCGCGTAACCGCAAACTCAAAGTTTACCGGCAAACCAATCACCCTTGATTTTGCAAAGGATGCACTTAAAGATCTGCTATCACTTCAGGAGAAGCTGGTCTCAATTAACAACATTCAAAAAACTGTCGCTGAGTTTTATAAACTGCGCGTTGCTGAACTGCTGTCTAAAAAACGTAGTCGCTCAATCGCACGTCCACGACAAGTTGCCATGTATCTCTCCAAGGAGCTTACCAGCCATAGCCTTCCTGAAATTGGTGATGCCTTCGGTGGCCGTGACCACACCACTGTGTTACATGCTTGTCGAAAAGTAAAATCACTCATGGATGAGGATAGCCGTATTAGCAGTGATGTGGATAACCTACTGAAGATACTATCAACATAG
- the pdxA gene encoding 4-hydroxythreonine-4-phosphate dehydrogenase PdxA, giving the protein MIKNDKPLYRLLITPGEPAGIGPDLAIGLAEKPNNAELVLVADPALIEQRALLLGKNIKLQLIEPAQPPQPNIPGVLKVIPVQLQAAVVAGQLNSHNGRYVLACLDKAVAALKAGYPAALVTGPVHKGIINQAGIPFSGHTEYLTEITSAQEPVMMLATEGLRVALLTTHLPLAKVAQQVTPQRLELIIRILQRDLQQRFGIKNPKIAVCGLNPHAGEDGHLGREELDIMIPVMEKLKNEGVALRGPLPADTLFIPKHLEWADVVLAMYHDQGLPVLKYRGFGRAVNVTLGLPIIRTSVDHGTALELAATGKAEGGSLDYAIQVALEMVEADNAA; this is encoded by the coding sequence ATGATAAAAAATGATAAGCCACTCTATCGGCTGCTAATCACCCCCGGCGAACCGGCGGGCATTGGCCCCGACTTGGCGATTGGTCTGGCTGAAAAGCCGAATAATGCAGAGCTGGTTCTGGTTGCCGACCCCGCACTGATTGAACAGCGGGCGTTGTTGCTGGGAAAAAATATAAAACTGCAACTTATCGAACCCGCCCAGCCACCCCAGCCCAATATACCGGGTGTGTTGAAGGTGATTCCGGTCCAACTGCAAGCGGCGGTAGTGGCCGGCCAACTGAACAGCCATAACGGGCGTTATGTGTTGGCCTGTCTGGATAAAGCCGTTGCCGCACTCAAAGCAGGCTACCCCGCCGCACTGGTCACCGGCCCGGTGCATAAAGGCATAATCAATCAGGCGGGTATCCCCTTTAGTGGTCATACCGAGTATTTGACAGAGATCACCTCCGCACAGGAGCCGGTCATGATGCTGGCTACCGAAGGGCTTAGAGTTGCACTGTTGACCACCCACCTGCCACTGGCAAAAGTGGCGCAGCAGGTTACCCCGCAGCGGCTAGAGTTGATCATACGAATATTACAACGCGACCTGCAGCAGCGTTTTGGCATAAAAAACCCGAAAATTGCCGTCTGTGGCCTCAACCCCCACGCCGGGGAAGATGGCCACCTTGGCCGTGAAGAGCTTGATATCATGATACCGGTGATGGAGAAGCTCAAAAATGAAGGGGTAGCGCTGCGAGGCCCGCTGCCTGCGGATACACTGTTTATTCCCAAGCACCTTGAGTGGGCAGACGTGGTGTTGGCGATGTATCACGATCAAGGCTTGCCGGTGTTGAAATACCGTGGCTTTGGTCGAGCGGTCAATGTCACTCTTGGATTGCCGATTATTCGCACCTCTGTGGACCACGGTACCGCACTGGAGCTTGCCGCAACCGGAAAAGCGGAGGGTGGTAGTTTGGATTACGCGATACAAGTGGCATTAGAGATGGTGGAAGCAGACAATGCAGCATAA
- a CDS encoding peptidylprolyl isomerase, which produces MKKIAIILILLISVSTHTQADGDVVWIDGVAAIVNDEVITQGELQKKLDSIITQLRSEGKSLPAISLLKKQVVERMVLTRLQLSMAEQTGIRIDDATLDRTLENIAQQNNLTIREFRDVLTRDGIDFAEFREDIRKELTLSRLRQREVDNRILVTKQDVDNYLLTQKTQQGGDQEYRLQHILIALPEGVSPEQLKLSQQQAAELVQRLRAGADFSEMAIAHSAGQKALDGGDLGWRKLGELPSAFADIVASLETGGISNLIRSPNGFHIIKLAEKRSASAQRNVIIQRQARHILIKPKNRADRAESRAQLERILERIENGEDFAELAKNHSDDRGSAVEGGSLGWVNPGVMVPEFEEEMGKLADGEISPVFQSRFGWHIVQVLAHREHDNTEELQRIAAQKAIKQRLVEEEYQLWLRRLRDEAFVELKI; this is translated from the coding sequence ATGAAAAAAATAGCAATTATACTCATATTGTTGATAAGTGTAAGTACTCACACACAGGCTGATGGCGATGTGGTTTGGATTGATGGGGTTGCAGCGATTGTTAATGATGAAGTGATCACCCAGGGCGAGTTGCAGAAAAAACTCGACAGCATCATTACGCAGTTACGCAGTGAGGGCAAATCATTGCCCGCCATATCATTACTAAAAAAACAGGTTGTTGAACGCATGGTATTAACGCGTCTGCAATTAAGCATGGCAGAGCAGACCGGTATTCGTATTGATGATGCCACCCTGGATCGCACCCTTGAAAATATTGCGCAACAAAATAACTTAACGATTCGGGAATTTCGTGATGTTTTAACCCGAGATGGTATTGATTTTGCCGAGTTTCGAGAAGATATCAGAAAAGAGCTGACACTTTCACGGTTACGTCAGCGAGAAGTGGATAACCGTATTCTGGTGACAAAGCAGGATGTTGATAACTATCTGTTGACCCAAAAAACCCAACAAGGGGGTGATCAGGAGTATCGCCTGCAACATATCTTGATCGCACTGCCAGAAGGGGTCTCTCCGGAACAGCTGAAACTGAGCCAACAGCAGGCGGCCGAGCTGGTCCAGCGGTTGAGAGCGGGTGCTGATTTTTCAGAGATGGCAATTGCCCACTCGGCAGGCCAAAAAGCGCTGGATGGTGGTGATCTGGGCTGGCGTAAACTTGGCGAACTCCCCAGCGCGTTTGCAGATATTGTGGCCAGCCTGGAGACGGGTGGCATCAGCAACTTAATCCGCAGCCCAAATGGCTTTCATATTATCAAACTGGCTGAAAAGCGCAGCGCCTCGGCTCAGCGCAATGTCATTATTCAGCGTCAGGCGCGTCACATTTTAATCAAGCCGAAAAATCGAGCCGACAGGGCAGAGAGCCGAGCACAGTTGGAACGCATTCTTGAACGGATTGAAAACGGCGAAGATTTTGCTGAACTGGCTAAAAACCACTCAGATGACCGTGGCTCCGCAGTGGAGGGTGGCTCGCTGGGCTGGGTTAATCCAGGCGTGATGGTACCCGAATTTGAAGAGGAGATGGGTAAGCTGGCCGACGGTGAAATCAGCCCAGTATTCCAGAGTCGTTTTGGCTGGCACATTGTCCAGGTGCTGGCCCACCGTGAGCACGACAATACCGAAGAGCTGCAACGAATAGCCGCACAAAAAGCGATTAAACAGCGGCTGGTTGAAGAGGAGTATCAACTGTGGCTGCGTCGCCTGCGTGACGAAGCCTTCGTTGAACTGAAAATTTAA
- the mnmE gene encoding tRNA uridine-5-carboxymethylaminomethyl(34) synthesis GTPase MnmE has protein sequence MSPRKSKQGDRLLGCHETIAAVATPPGRGGVGIVRVSGPATAAISEQVLGRQLSPRRAEYLPFKDSDGLAIDQGIALFFPNPHSFTGEDVLELQGHGGPVVMDMLLERVVQLGARIARPGEFSEQAFLNDKLDLTQAEAIADLIDSASQQAARMALRSLQGAFSDQINQLVERFINLRVYVESAIDFPEEEIDFLTEGNVAAQVAELKASLQQVIDSAHQGQLLREGATIVIAGQPNVGKSTLLNRLTGRDSAIVTNTPGTTRDLLREQILIDGLPLHIIDTAGLRETSDQVEKIGIQRARDEISKADRLLLIVDGAEGISAEDQSIIDQLSEPSPPMTLIRNKIDNHSQHAAFDEEAAIPTISLSAKRGEGVELLRQHLKACVGYQSGAEGGFMARHRHLDALNRAMQHISQGEAQLLGMGAGELLAEELRQAQGALNEITGEFGSDELLGKIFSSFCIGK, from the coding sequence ATGTCACCAAGAAAGTCGAAGCAGGGGGATAGGCTGCTGGGTTGTCATGAGACAATCGCAGCAGTGGCTACGCCGCCCGGTCGAGGTGGCGTAGGCATTGTCCGTGTCTCAGGCCCCGCTACAGCCGCCATTTCTGAGCAGGTCTTGGGGCGACAACTTTCGCCTCGTCGAGCAGAATACCTTCCTTTTAAAGATAGCGATGGCCTGGCTATAGACCAGGGAATTGCGCTATTTTTTCCTAACCCCCACTCATTTACCGGAGAGGATGTACTTGAACTGCAAGGCCATGGTGGCCCGGTAGTGATGGATATGTTACTTGAGCGTGTTGTGCAGTTAGGTGCACGCATCGCCCGGCCCGGCGAATTCTCTGAACAAGCTTTCCTGAACGATAAACTTGACCTTACCCAGGCTGAAGCCATTGCTGATTTAATTGATAGCGCGTCGCAACAGGCCGCCCGCATGGCACTGCGCTCACTGCAAGGTGCTTTTTCAGATCAGATTAACCAACTGGTTGAGCGCTTTATTAATTTACGTGTCTATGTTGAGTCAGCCATAGATTTCCCCGAAGAGGAGATCGACTTTCTCACCGAGGGGAATGTCGCCGCACAGGTTGCAGAGTTAAAAGCATCACTTCAGCAGGTAATTGACTCAGCTCATCAAGGTCAGCTGTTACGTGAAGGGGCAACCATTGTTATTGCCGGCCAGCCCAACGTGGGCAAGTCAACGTTGCTTAACCGCTTGACGGGCCGCGACTCCGCCATTGTGACCAATACTCCCGGTACCACGCGGGATCTCTTGCGTGAACAGATATTGATCGATGGCCTGCCACTTCACATTATTGATACCGCAGGATTGCGCGAAACAAGTGATCAGGTTGAAAAAATTGGTATCCAACGTGCGCGGGACGAAATCAGTAAGGCGGACCGGCTGTTATTGATTGTGGATGGCGCAGAAGGGATTTCCGCTGAAGATCAGTCGATTATTGACCAGTTGTCCGAGCCATCTCCACCGATGACCTTGATACGCAACAAAATTGATAATCACTCTCAACACGCCGCATTTGATGAAGAGGCTGCCATTCCGACCATAAGCCTCTCAGCGAAGCGGGGCGAAGGTGTTGAGTTATTGCGTCAACACCTTAAAGCCTGTGTGGGGTATCAGAGTGGTGCCGAAGGCGGCTTTATGGCGCGTCATCGTCATCTGGATGCGTTGAATAGAGCGATGCAGCATATCAGCCAGGGCGAAGCACAGTTATTGGGTATGGGCGCGGGTGAGCTGCTAGCAGAAGAGCTCCGTCAGGCACAAGGTGCACTGAATGAAATTACTGGAGAATTTGGCAGTGATGAGTTGCTAGGGAAAATATTTTCCAGCTTCTGTATCGGTAAATAG
- the rnpA gene encoding ribonuclease P protein component: MAGFSKKLRLLTAADFKRVFDAPDQRSVDNLFTLLVRKNELGYSRLGMAITKKRLKRAVDRNYAKRIIRETFRAQQDELVGVDIVVMNRNGVAGAKKSALHNSLKKHWPRLVKRCAKS; this comes from the coding sequence GTGGCTGGCTTTAGTAAAAAATTGCGACTTTTGACCGCTGCGGATTTTAAGCGGGTGTTCGATGCACCGGATCAACGCTCTGTTGATAATTTGTTTACCCTGCTGGTCAGAAAAAATGAGCTGGGATACTCCCGGTTAGGTATGGCAATCACCAAAAAACGCTTAAAAAGGGCTGTTGACCGTAATTATGCCAAACGCATCATTCGTGAAACATTTCGTGCACAGCAAGATGAGTTAGTCGGTGTGGATATCGTGGTCATGAACCGAAATGGTGTAGCAGGCGCTAAAAAGAGCGCGCTGCACAACTCGTTGAAAAAGCACTGGCCTCGTTTGGTAAAACGATGCGCAAAATCTTAA
- the rpmH gene encoding 50S ribosomal protein L34: MKRTFQPSVIKRKRTHGFRARMATKGGRAIIRARRAKGRVRLSA, encoded by the coding sequence ATGAAAAGAACATTCCAGCCAAGCGTTATTAAACGCAAACGCACACACGGTTTTCGTGCACGTATGGCCACTAAAGGTGGTCGAGCAATCATTCGAGCTCGTCGTGCTAAAGGCCGTGTCCGTCTCTCTGCATAA
- the yidC gene encoding membrane protein insertase YidC, with the protein METQRLILIVALMITTLLLWQSWEIRHGQPIQNISYEEGAKPLQPADESVPEMPPEIASAKGLSIETEQQLTPSAEAKTIRIVTDLLDIEISSAGGDIRKASLLKYPIELQEPDKVIRLMNDTMPRLFVAQSGLISRNAKLPDHHTVYEAEKSEYRLADGEDELKVNLIWQNEEGIRVVKQLTFKRDSYEIDIDYLVENRTNKPLSLAMYRQLQRGDYSIQGENSFIYTFTGAVVSNSINRYEKIQFDDMEDWQPEHDYAQGGYIAMLQHYFTSAWLANDGEDNRFYSKALSDGRYVIGISTAEKTLPVGESETLHTRMFIGPKDQERMELASPDLRLTVDYGILSVLAEPLFWLLRFIHDILGNWGWSIIVLTIIIKLCFYPLTDKQYRSMANLRKLQPKMEAIKERHDGDRQKMGQAMMEMYKKEKVNPLAGCLPILVQIPVFIALYWVLVESVEIRQADFMWWLNDLSSPDPYYILPLLMAISMFIMQRLSPKPSDPIQEKVMMSLPIVFGIFFAFFPAGLVLYWFFNNLLSILQQWYVTKKVEAGG; encoded by the coding sequence ATGGAAACTCAAAGATTAATATTGATAGTTGCGCTGATGATTACCACTCTTCTGCTCTGGCAGAGTTGGGAGATACGCCATGGCCAACCCATTCAAAATATAAGCTATGAAGAGGGTGCAAAACCGCTGCAGCCTGCTGATGAATCAGTACCTGAGATGCCGCCGGAAATCGCCTCTGCCAAGGGGCTGAGCATTGAAACCGAGCAGCAGTTAACACCTTCAGCAGAAGCTAAAACAATTCGTATTGTTACTGATCTTTTGGATATTGAGATAAGCAGTGCGGGAGGCGATATACGTAAAGCAAGCTTACTAAAATACCCCATTGAGCTACAAGAGCCCGATAAGGTTATTCGACTGATGAATGACACCATGCCACGCCTGTTTGTTGCGCAGAGTGGCCTGATCTCTCGCAATGCCAAATTACCGGATCACCACACTGTTTATGAGGCCGAAAAGAGTGAATATCGCTTGGCGGATGGTGAAGATGAGCTAAAGGTGAATTTAATTTGGCAGAATGAAGAGGGCATCAGGGTTGTTAAGCAGCTCACCTTCAAGCGTGACAGTTATGAAATTGATATCGATTACTTAGTTGAAAACAGAACCAACAAGCCACTTTCTCTGGCGATGTATCGTCAACTACAGCGTGGTGACTACTCTATTCAAGGTGAGAATAGCTTTATCTACACCTTTACCGGTGCGGTTGTCTCTAACAGCATCAATAGGTATGAGAAGATTCAGTTTGATGACATGGAAGATTGGCAGCCAGAGCATGACTATGCACAGGGTGGCTATATCGCCATGTTACAGCACTATTTTACCAGCGCCTGGTTAGCGAATGATGGCGAAGATAATCGCTTCTACTCGAAGGCGTTGAGTGATGGCCGATATGTTATCGGCATCAGCACCGCCGAGAAAACATTACCCGTAGGTGAGAGCGAAACACTGCATACACGCATGTTTATTGGTCCTAAAGATCAAGAGCGTATGGAGCTGGCCTCCCCTGACCTTCGCTTGACCGTTGATTACGGTATTTTGAGTGTATTGGCCGAGCCGCTATTTTGGTTACTGCGTTTTATCCATGACATTCTGGGTAATTGGGGCTGGTCGATTATCGTACTCACCATAATTATCAAGCTTTGTTTCTATCCACTCACAGACAAACAGTATCGTTCGATGGCTAACTTGCGTAAGTTGCAGCCTAAGATGGAGGCGATTAAAGAGCGCCACGATGGTGACCGCCAGAAAATGGGTCAGGCGATGATGGAGATGTATAAGAAGGAGAAGGTTAATCCGCTAGCGGGTTGTCTGCCGATTCTGGTACAAATCCCTGTCTTTATCGCACTCTATTGGGTACTTGTAGAGAGCGTAGAGATTCGCCAGGCTGATTTTATGTGGTGGTTGAATGACCTCTCATCTCCAGATCCATATTATATATTGCCACTCTTGATGGCGATAAGTATGTTTATTATGCAGCGGCTTAGCCCTAAGCCAAGTGACCCAATACAAGAAAAAGTGATGATGTCACTGCCGATTGTATTTGGTATCTTCTTCGCGTTTTTCCCCGCTGGCTTGGTTCTGTACTGGTTCTTCAACAACCTGCTATCGATTTTGCAGCAGTGGTATGTCACCAAGAAAGTCGAAGCAGGGGGATAG